A single window of Penaeus chinensis breed Huanghai No. 1 chromosome 9, ASM1920278v2, whole genome shotgun sequence DNA harbors:
- the LOC125028736 gene encoding glutamate receptor ionotropic, kainate 5-like, producing MFTFAVLAVLEILGASSGTTQAISLEPPEGKTADNPTSTDILHYKRNVVSSVPEVIEEQDEEIKAVHTLFGTGLKRPLPLADEKRESNTFPRPSVGMKAPRVSEYSLKNQLITKDEGKVSRHVRSAGLDSMNAGKQPTTENGDEDERAVSLYASSESVAGAKLGGFIIDILLTTGHMDIHLVTNGDIVEGLDTVAFMCNQRYIQIEIWVDVYYFLTHLGPTEGYLSTDQFLVYGTSYDILTIITQRRTVMDVINVRLTTWYYVVMDNELDNQRIADALEEGSISLLMRPSLFREDDWIAYTLVSPGGGSKYFRAVGRWTEQGGLEVRKDLFPPISLDLRGRNLLIGVINKPRVLEFKDEQGRWTDLRGYSAAILKELQQVLNFTISLREFEFWGSPDAKGHWDGVIGALYDKEIDFSPMDFTPTKESREVIDFTEWVGEDPVVIVSAAPQPEIRPFLLLEIYQPWVYVSLIGTLLFCAFVMWALTRANMILLVGVYPPSKVQKLTKVLLSAGKTIVAQCKFSTIAPLHIVRYTPAIDNHEELAQNNSVIPVTEEFSTTQTLIMESERESFMALASRLELYDASFLDSEEFYHGISVGKWAFVDSYSSTYGRALNFENRIRRCKFYVSRDSVIGGLDAWPFPRNSPVHSQISSSLKWLRYYGILEKIRSRYYVSTCDRSKGDGVKKMDITMMQSSFYVAGIGWSLAGTVFLLELILYRLMHM from the exons aTGTTTACCTTTGCGGTCTTGGCGGTACTGGAGATTCTAGGCGCTTCCTCTGGCACCACCCAAGCCATATCACTTGAGCCACCTGAGGGTAAGACTGCAGACAACCCCACATCTACGGATATTTTACATTATAAAAGGAATGTAGTCTCCAGTGTCCCAGAAGTAATCGAAGAGCAAGATGAAGAAATCAAGGCTGTTCACACACTATTCGGCACAGGTCTCAAACGGCCGCTTCCGCTGGCGGATGAGAAGAGGGAATCAAATACTTTCCCGCGACCGTCGGTGGGCATGAAAGCTCCCCGTGTGTCGGAATATTCTCTGAAGAATCAACTGATTACCAAAGACGAAGGTAAGGTATCGCGACACGTTCGTTCAGCAGGCTTGGACTCAATGAATGCTGGAAAACAaccaacaacagaaaacggagacgaGGATGAACGTG CCGTCTCGCTCTACGCGTCGTCCGAATCCGTCGCCGGGGCCAAGCTGGGAGGCTTCATCATCGACATCCTGCTGACGACGGGCCACATGGACATCCACCTCGTGACCAACGGCGACATAG TGGAAGGTCTGGATACAGTGGCATTTATGTGTAATCAGCGTTACATCCAGATAGAGATTTGGGTGGATGTCTACTACTTCCTCACCCATCTGGGTCCTACAGAAGGATACCTGAGCACCGACCAATTCCTTGTGTATGGTACTTCCTAcgatattcttaccattatcacacAG AGACGGACAGTTATGGATGTCATCAATGTGAGG CTAACGACATGGTATTACGTGGTGATGGACAATGAACTCGACAACCAGAGAATAGCGGACGCTCTTGAGGAAGGCTCCATCTCCCTGCTCATGCGCCCGTCGCTGTTCCGCGAGGACGACTGGATCGCTTACACGCTCGTGTCCCCAGGAGGCGGGTCCAAGTACTTCCGCGCCGTCGGCAG ATGGACAGAGCAGGGCGGTCTGGAGGTGAGGAAAGACCTTTTCCCCCCCATCTCACTAGACCTCAGGGGTCGAAACCTCCTCATCGGTGTCATAAAT AAACCACGAGTATTGGAGTTCAAGGACGAGCAAGGTCGATGGACCGACTTACGGGGCTATTCGGCTGCCATCCTGAAGGAGCTCCAGCAGGTGCTCAATTTCACCATCTCGCTCAGGGAATTCGAGTTCTGGGGATCTCCGGACGCCAAAGGTCACTGGGACGGCGTCATCGGCGCCCTGTATGATAAG GAGATTGACTTTAGTCCAATGGATTTTACTCCTACTAAAGAAAGCCGTGAG GTGATTGACTTCACAGAGTGGGTGGGCGAAGACCCCGTCGTGATCGTCTCGGCCGCGCCTCAGCCCGAGATCCGGCCCTTCCTCCTGCTGGAGATTTACCAGCCGTGG GTATACGTGAGTCTTATTGGGACGCTTTTATTCTGTGCCTTTGTCATGTGGGCACTGACGCGAGCGAACATGATCCTGCTGGTGGGCGTGTATCCGCCGTCCAAGGTGCAGAAGCTCACCAAGGTTTTGTTGAGTGCTGGCAAGACCATCGTGGCTCAGTGTAAGTTCtc AACAATAGCGCCTTTGCATATCGTCAGGTACACGCCCGCCATCGACAACCATGAAGAGTTGGCGCAGAATAACAGCGTCATCCCAGTTACAGAGGAGTTTTCTACTACTCAGACGCTCATAATG GAGTCCGAGAGAGAATCCTTCATGGCTCTCGCTTCACGCCTTGAACTGTACGACGCTTCCTTCCTGGACAGCGAAGAGTTCTATCACGGGATTTCCGTCGGGAAATGGGCATTTGTAG ACTCGTACAGTTCGACGTACGGCCGCGCCCTCAACTTTGAGAACCGGATAAGGCGATGCAAGTTCTATGTCTCCAGAGACAGTGTGATTGGGGGTCTGGATGCCTGGCCTTTCCCACGAAACTCACCAGTCCACAGCCAGATATCGAGTTC ACTAAAGTGGCTTCGATATTATGGTATCCTTGAGAAAATCAGGTCCCGCTACTACGTCTCGACATGTGACCGCTCGAAAGGTGATGGAGTCAAGAAGATGGACATCACTATGATGCAAAGTTCCTTTTACGTCGCTGGAATCGGCTGGTCGCTGGCAGGGACCGTCTTTTTGCTCGAATTAATATTGTACAGGTTAATGCACATGTAA
- the LOC125029032 gene encoding leucine-rich repeat and transmembrane domain-containing protein 2-like: MASVDVAFCHVAVSSEWALDPELLTGPMADHVRVIHISKNPLLEVADLRLFENVKRPDLMVTMIENNFKTITPPSKPSNIPSLNLGRNAIGSVTGNLQGVRYLYLYENGLTNIEYGALTALDSLVDLELHSNALGPALPPGAVAVPATLISLTLDSNGISEIMPEAITGFSSSAYLSLRSNSLKSFPEETFRPLLERLAEGGGRLDLYGNFGLPCDCSIVWLFLTPGVLDAVDQYYCENFLPITDIDSEALIQSCSRERR, from the exons ATGGCTTCCGTTGATGTTGCCTTCTGCCACGTCGCAGTGTCCTCCGAGTG GGCTTTAGATCCAGAGTTGCTGACAGGCCCTATGGCCGATCATGTTCGCGTTATTCACATTTCGAAAAATCCGCTGCTGGAGGTTGCCGACCTGCGCCTGTTTGAGAACGTGAAGAGGCCCGACCTCATGGTCACTATGATTGAGAACAATTTCAAGACAATCACTCCCCCTTCTAAGCCGAGTAATATCCCCTCGCTTAACCTAGGACGCAACGCCATTGGCAGCGTGACTGGGAATCTACAGGGAGTGAGGTACCTTTACTTGTATGAG AACGGCTTGACTAATATTGAATACGGTGCCCTAACTGCCTTGGACTCCCTGGTGGATCTCGAACTCCACTCGAACGCTTTGGGCCCCGCACTGCCCCCGGGCGCCGTCGCTGTGCCCGCCACCCTCATTTCATTGACGCTGGACAGCAACGGCATCTCGGAGATTATGCCCGAGGCGATCACAG GTTTTTCCTCGAGTGCCTACCTCAGTCTCAGGTCGAATAGCCTTAAGAGTTTCCCCGAAGAGACTTTCCGCCCTTTGCTGGAGCGCCTCGCCGAAGGAGGGGGACGTCTGGATTTGTATG GTAATTTCGGGCTACCATGCGATTGCTCTATCGTGTGGCTCTTCCTCACGCCGGGGGTCCTGGACGCCGTTGACCAGTACTACTGTGAGAACTTCCTGCCAATCACAGACATCGACTCAGAAGCGCTGATCCAGTCCTGTTCGCGCGAACGGCGTTAG